A genomic segment from Chitinophagaceae bacterium encodes:
- a CDS encoding 50S ribosomal protein L25, with protein sequence MKSITIEGLLRTESGKKATRQLRSQQMVPAVIYGGKAEVNFAAPASAFKNIVYTSEFLLAEVNVNGTIYKCILKDLQFDKVTDALAHVDFLELVEDKKVIASLPLKYIGTPEGVKAGGKLVTKMKSVKVKTFPKYLKEHIEVDINALELNGNLRVEDIVAENMEIMNSPRIPIASVTMTRQLKQEEAATTTTAPKADAAAAASAAKAPAAKK encoded by the coding sequence ATGAAATCAATTACAATTGAAGGACTACTGAGGACCGAAAGCGGAAAAAAAGCCACCCGCCAACTTCGCTCTCAGCAAATGGTGCCCGCTGTAATTTACGGTGGTAAAGCTGAAGTTAATTTTGCTGCGCCGGCATCAGCATTTAAAAACATTGTATATACATCTGAATTTTTACTTGCAGAAGTAAATGTAAACGGTACTATTTACAAATGCATTTTAAAAGATTTACAATTTGATAAAGTAACAGATGCACTGGCACATGTTGACTTTTTGGAACTGGTAGAGGATAAAAAAGTTATTGCATCGCTGCCTTTAAAATATATAGGCACACCCGAAGGTGTAAAAGCCGGTGGTAAGCTGGTTACTAAAATGAAAAGCGTAAAAGTAAAAACATTCCCAAAATATCTTAAAGAGCATATTGAAGTAGATATTAATGCACTTGAGTTAAACGGCAACCTTAGGGTAGAAGATATTGTTGCAGAAAATATGGAAATCATGAACTCACCAAGGATTCCTATTGCATCAGTAACCATGACTCGCCAGCTGAAACAAGAAGAAGCGGCTACAACTACTACTGCTCCTAAAGCAGATGCTGCAGCTGCAGCATCTGCTGCAAAAGCGCCGGCAGCCAAAAAATAA
- a CDS encoding ribose-phosphate pyrophosphokinase produces MESNAKIFSGTGSQYLAEKIARKFGEPLGKVNIQRFSDGEIGVEFLESIRGRFVFLIQSTFAPADNLMELLLMIDAAKRASAYKVIAVIPYYGFARQDRKDKPRVAIGAKLVANMIMAAGADRVVTMDLHAAQIQGYFDIPVDHLESSAIFIPYIESLFLPNLTFAAPDVGSANRIREVASFFETDMVICDKHRKRANEIASMVVIGDVNDRDIVLIDDICDTGGTLAKSALLMKEKGARSVRAFCTHPVLSGKAYETINNSVLEELVVCDTIPLKTETEKIKVLSTDELFAVALRNAYENKSINSLFIRNRLRKSI; encoded by the coding sequence ATGGAATCTAACGCTAAAATTTTTTCAGGAACCGGATCTCAATACCTTGCCGAAAAAATTGCCAGAAAATTCGGAGAACCTTTAGGTAAAGTAAATATACAACGATTTAGTGATGGTGAAATTGGCGTGGAATTTCTGGAAAGCATACGTGGCCGTTTTGTTTTTTTAATACAAAGTACTTTTGCACCCGCTGATAATTTAATGGAACTATTGCTCATGATTGATGCCGCAAAAAGGGCATCGGCCTATAAAGTAATTGCCGTAATTCCTTATTACGGTTTTGCCCGGCAGGATAGAAAAGATAAACCCAGGGTTGCAATTGGCGCCAAGCTTGTTGCCAATATGATAATGGCTGCCGGTGCAGACAGGGTAGTAACCATGGATCTACATGCCGCACAAATACAAGGTTATTTCGATATACCAGTGGATCACCTGGAGTCTTCCGCTATTTTTATACCTTATATTGAAAGTCTTTTTTTACCCAATCTTACATTTGCCGCACCCGATGTAGGCAGTGCTAATAGGATTAGGGAAGTAGCTTCGTTTTTTGAAACCGATATGGTTATTTGCGATAAACACCGCAAGCGTGCAAATGAAATTGCAAGCATGGTGGTAATAGGTGATGTAAACGACAGGGATATTGTGTTGATTGACGATATATGCGATACAGGCGGCACACTTGCCAAAAGCGCCCTGCTGATGAAAGAAAAAGGCGCAAGGAGTGTAAGGGCTTTTTGTACGCATCCTGTTTTAAGCGGCAAAGCTTATGAAACCATAAACAACAGCGTTTTGGAAGAACTGGTGGTGTGTGATACCATTCCTCTAAAAACAGAGACAGAAAAAATAAAAGTACTATCTACAGATGAACTTTTTGCCGTAGCTCTTAGAAACGCCTATGAAAATAAGAGCATCAACAGCTTATTTATCCGCAATAGGCTAAGAAAATCTATATAA
- the radC gene encoding DNA repair protein RadC has protein sequence MEKFSQSQGSIKTWASDDRPREKMLLKGASSLSNSELLAILINNGSKTRSALDLAKEILLLGANNLNELGKLSIHDFQKVKGIGNAKAITIAAALELGRRRHSEEILQRIKINNSKEIAVYLKTILKDFNYEVFVALFLNRSHKIISYEIISKGGISGTVADPRIILKKALDAGASSLIICHNHPSGNLQPSQQDDLLTQKIKSAALYFDIKLLDHIIVSEEGYYSFADEGKL, from the coding sequence ATGGAAAAATTTTCACAATCGCAGGGTTCAATTAAAACCTGGGCTTCAGATGACCGCCCAAGGGAAAAAATGTTGCTTAAAGGGGCTTCTTCATTAAGTAATTCAGAACTTTTGGCTATTTTAATAAATAATGGCAGTAAAACCCGGTCTGCCCTTGACCTGGCCAAAGAAATTTTGCTTTTAGGCGCTAACAACCTTAATGAACTGGGTAAACTTTCAATCCATGATTTTCAAAAAGTGAAAGGTATTGGCAATGCCAAAGCTATTACTATTGCAGCAGCCCTGGAACTTGGCAGGCGCAGGCATAGCGAAGAAATATTGCAACGCATAAAAATTAATAACAGCAAAGAAATTGCAGTATACCTTAAAACCATCCTTAAAGATTTTAACTACGAGGTATTTGTAGCCTTGTTCCTCAACCGCTCCCATAAAATAATCAGTTACGAAATAATCAGCAAAGGTGGCATTTCCGGCACTGTTGCCGACCCCAGAATAATTTTAAAAAAAGCATTGGATGCAGGCGCTTCTTCTTTAATCATTTGCCATAACCACCCATCTGGTAATTTACAACCCAGCCAGCAGGATGATTTACTTACCCAAAAAATTAAATCGGCAGCCCTATATTTCGACATCAAATTATTGGACCATATAATTGTAAGCGAAGAAGGCTATTACAGTTTTGCCGATGAAGGAAAGCTTTGA
- a CDS encoding YggS family pyridoxal phosphate-dependent enzyme → MSEIPYNLAAIHKRMELACKNANRDTAVVKLLLATKTISAEKIKIALGAGETLIGENKVQELKEKFDELKENSHQTHFIGHLQSNKIKEVLKFADCIQTVDRLSLAEKLQQRLEFENKTIDIFLQVNTSFEKSKFGMEPQNALQLALQVSHLNRLKIKGLMTIGLFSAEEQKVRKCFQLLKKIQRQLLQNQINAEELSMGMSGDLEIAIEEGSTIIRVGTAIFGKRPHPDSYYWNEKISH, encoded by the coding sequence ATGAGTGAAATACCTTACAACCTTGCAGCCATACATAAGCGTATGGAACTTGCATGCAAAAATGCCAATAGAGATACTGCAGTTGTAAAGCTGCTTTTAGCCACAAAAACCATATCTGCAGAAAAAATTAAAATTGCACTTGGGGCAGGCGAAACTTTAATTGGAGAAAATAAAGTACAGGAGCTAAAAGAAAAGTTTGATGAGCTAAAAGAAAATTCGCACCAAACACATTTTATTGGTCATTTACAATCCAATAAGATTAAAGAAGTTTTAAAATTTGCAGATTGCATTCAAACGGTTGACAGGCTATCCTTAGCCGAAAAGCTTCAACAACGCCTTGAGTTTGAAAATAAAACAATAGATATTTTTCTGCAGGTAAATACTTCTTTTGAAAAAAGCAAATTTGGTATGGAGCCTCAAAATGCCCTGCAGCTTGCCTTGCAAGTAAGCCACTTAAACCGGTTAAAAATAAAAGGGCTCATGACTATTGGTTTGTTTTCTGCTGAAGAACAAAAAGTGCGAAAATGTTTTCAACTGCTAAAGAAAATCCAACGGCAGTTACTTCAAAACCAAATCAATGCAGAAGAACTCTCTATGGGAATGAGCGGAGACCTTGAAATAGCCATCGAAGAAGGATCTACTATTATAAGGGTAGGCACAGCAATTTTTGGCAAGCGCCCACACCCCGATAGTTATTACTGGAACGAAAAAATTAGCCATTAA
- a CDS encoding winged helix-turn-helix transcriptional regulator, giving the protein MISAFNVNRQNNKIDGKIVVALERIAEAFRVLLWNESKENSLSPIQIQILIFIFFHANDKCTVSYLAKEFNLSKPTISESIKLMEQKGFIKKIADAADCRSYSIALTAAGKLTAEKSSNFAFAIEKPLGSLTGEKKEIILSALLDLIYDLNQKGIITVQRMCFTCSNYQKKNGKHFCNLLQSVLSANELRVDCAEHEPVL; this is encoded by the coding sequence ATGATATCGGCATTTAATGTAAACCGGCAAAACAACAAAATAGACGGAAAAATTGTTGTGGCCTTAGAGCGCATTGCTGAGGCCTTCAGGGTTTTACTTTGGAACGAGAGCAAAGAAAACAGCTTAAGCCCTATTCAAATACAAATTTTAATTTTCATTTTTTTTCATGCAAATGATAAATGTACGGTAAGCTACCTGGCAAAAGAATTTAACCTGAGTAAACCCACCATTAGCGAAAGTATAAAATTGATGGAACAAAAAGGGTTTATTAAAAAAATAGCCGATGCTGCAGATTGCCGCAGTTATAGTATTGCATTAACTGCCGCAGGTAAACTTACCGCCGAAAAATCTTCAAACTTTGCATTTGCTATTGAAAAACCTTTGGGTTCGCTTACAGGCGAAAAAAAGGAAATTATCCTCTCTGCTTTGCTCGATTTAATTTATGACTTAAACCAAAAAGGCATTATTACGGTTCAGCGCATGTGCTTTACCTGCAGCAATTACCAAAAAAAGAACGGTAAGCATTTTTGCAATTTGTTGCAATCTGTTTTATCAGCCAATGAACTTAGGGTAGATTGTGCCGAGCATGAACCCGTGTTATGA
- a CDS encoding DUF2024 family protein — translation MKVAVWDTYVTKKDGTIMHFDIIAPETIKDEDVIYGFGKEYLKQKSQEGQLLTARECRFCHIESLKPHWETAITSMGYFIFEMENCN, via the coding sequence ATGAAAGTAGCAGTATGGGATACTTATGTAACCAAAAAAGACGGCACAATAATGCACTTTGACATTATTGCACCTGAAACAATTAAAGATGAGGATGTTATTTACGGTTTTGGTAAGGAATACCTTAAACAAAAAAGCCAGGAAGGTCAGCTTTTAACGGCAAGAGAATGCCGTTTTTGCCATATAGAATCCTTAAAGCCGCATTGGGAAACAGCCATTACATCAATGGGATACTTTATCTTTGAAATGGAAAATTGTAATTAA
- a CDS encoding thioredoxin family protein, with protein sequence MEKSVFYHAGCPVCLSAEQEIVPLIGNENVEVVHLGEQRNRIAEAEAKGVKSVPALLTPTGNILHLNFGASLADVKG encoded by the coding sequence ATGGAAAAGTCAGTTTTTTACCATGCAGGCTGCCCGGTTTGCTTAAGCGCCGAGCAGGAAATTGTTCCGTTAATAGGTAACGAAAATGTAGAAGTTGTGCATTTAGGTGAACAAAGGAACCGTATTGCCGAGGCAGAAGCCAAAGGGGTAAAATCTGTTCCGGCATTACTTACACCCACCGGAAACATTCTCCATTTAAACTTTGGCGCTTCTTTGGCCGACGTTAAAGGCTAA
- a CDS encoding DUF2945 domain-containing protein: MKNNFFVGDKVCWNSEAGRASGTIIKIHTQNFMFKGYTHHATIEEPQYEIKSLKTSHIAAHKETALTKC, encoded by the coding sequence TTGAAAAATAATTTTTTCGTAGGCGACAAAGTTTGCTGGAATTCAGAAGCCGGCAGGGCATCGGGAACCATTATTAAAATTCATACCCAAAATTTTATGTTTAAAGGCTACACCCATCATGCCACAATAGAGGAACCACAATATGAAATTAAAAGCCTAAAAACCAGCCATATTGCCGCTCATAAGGAAACCGCACTCACCAAATGCTGA
- a CDS encoding DUF488 domain-containing protein produces the protein MKSAAKNTIYTIGHSTHSNGVFIEMLQSFKIELVADIRHYPGSRKFPQFNIENLQASLANVHIGNLHFPGLGGRRKVDKNSKNILWHNASFRAYADYMETAPFEIAIEELEKIAAKQVTAIMCSEAVWWRCHRSMVSDYLKAKGWKVLHIMGKGKAEEHPFTSPARIVGSRVVYFENNLFDQ, from the coding sequence ATGAAAAGTGCTGCTAAAAATACCATCTATACTATTGGCCATTCAACCCATAGTAACGGGGTATTTATTGAAATGTTGCAATCATTTAAAATTGAGTTAGTGGCAGATATACGCCATTATCCCGGCTCACGTAAGTTTCCGCAATTTAATATAGAAAATTTGCAGGCTTCACTTGCAAATGTACACATTGGTAATTTACATTTTCCCGGCCTTGGCGGAAGGCGAAAGGTTGACAAAAATTCAAAGAACATCCTCTGGCATAACGCATCTTTTAGAGCATATGCAGATTATATGGAAACGGCCCCTTTTGAAATTGCTATTGAAGAATTAGAAAAAATAGCAGCAAAGCAGGTAACGGCCATTATGTGCTCAGAAGCGGTTTGGTGGCGATGCCACCGTTCCATGGTTTCCGATTACTTAAAAGCAAAAGGCTGGAAAGTTTTGCATATTATGGGTAAAGGAAAAGCAGAAGAACATCCTTTTACCTCACCAGCACGAATAGTGGGAAGCAGGGTAGTTTATTTTGAAAATAATTTATTTGACCAATAA
- a CDS encoding SMUG2 DNA glycosylase family protein: protein MKTFANKVITFNNNLQFIGKLPTGFRVLNPYLDNAETMQVMQQFYQKYYNDNSKRKFIVGINPSRHGAGVTGVPFTDTKRLEAVCGIKMQSAYTHEVSSVFMYNMIKAYGGPRLFYKQFYINSPFPLAIIRKDNNGKWLNANYYDNPLLYNSVKDFMIHSLKKHIGIGLDVLEVFILGKKNASFIRALNKEAKLFDTMTVLEHPRFIQQYKLKEQQYYIDKYILAFNNEK from the coding sequence ATGAAAACCTTTGCCAATAAAGTAATTACATTTAATAACAACTTACAGTTTATAGGCAAATTGCCCACAGGTTTTAGGGTTTTGAACCCATATTTGGATAATGCAGAAACCATGCAGGTAATGCAGCAGTTTTATCAAAAATATTATAACGATAACAGTAAAAGGAAATTTATTGTAGGTATTAACCCTAGCCGCCATGGCGCCGGCGTTACAGGCGTGCCTTTTACCGATACAAAAAGGCTGGAAGCAGTTTGTGGCATTAAAATGCAATCTGCTTATACGCATGAAGTATCATCGGTATTTATGTACAATATGATAAAAGCTTACGGAGGGCCACGGCTTTTCTATAAACAATTTTATATCAATTCACCATTTCCCCTTGCCATTATCCGAAAAGACAATAATGGTAAATGGCTCAATGCAAATTATTATGACAACCCTTTGTTGTACAACTCGGTAAAAGATTTTATGATCCACTCTTTAAAAAAACATATCGGCATAGGTCTCGATGTTTTGGAGGTTTTTATACTGGGTAAAAAAAATGCAAGTTTTATCAGGGCGCTCAACAAAGAAGCAAAGTTATTTGATACAATGACTGTTTTGGAACACCCCAGGTTTATTCAACAGTATAAATTGAAAGAACAACAGTATTATATTGATAAGTATATTTTGGCTTTCAATAACGAAAAATGA
- a CDS encoding fumarylacetoacetate hydrolase family protein: MKIICIGRNYAEHAKELGNEIPDEPVIFMKPKSALLQPHTPFYYPEFTNELNYECELVLRVCKNGKYINERNASNYYNGITVGIDFTARDLQNIAKEKGLPWEKAKAFDNSAAIGKFLDLTPDQKKANFTFKLLVNNQEMQRGNSADMVFKFDNLVAQISNYFSLNIGDIIFTGTPAGVGECVVGDELEAFLGNQSLLKLDIK, from the coding sequence ATGAAAATAATTTGTATAGGAAGAAACTATGCAGAACATGCAAAAGAATTGGGAAACGAAATTCCGGATGAGCCGGTTATTTTCATGAAACCCAAAAGCGCTTTACTGCAGCCGCATACCCCATTCTATTATCCCGAGTTTACCAATGAACTTAATTACGAGTGTGAACTGGTGCTTAGGGTTTGCAAAAACGGGAAGTATATCAATGAACGCAATGCATCTAATTATTATAACGGTATTACCGTAGGTATAGATTTTACCGCAAGAGACCTGCAAAATATAGCCAAAGAAAAAGGGCTGCCCTGGGAAAAAGCAAAAGCTTTTGATAATTCCGCAGCTATAGGAAAATTTCTTGACCTTACACCCGACCAGAAAAAAGCCAACTTTACATTTAAACTTTTGGTAAATAATCAGGAGATGCAAAGGGGCAACAGCGCCGATATGGTTTTTAAATTCGACAACCTGGTTGCACAAATTTCAAATTATTTTTCACTCAATATTGGCGATATTATTTTTACTGGTACGCCTGCAGGTGTTGGCGAATGTGTTGTTGGCGATGAACTGGAAGCCTTTTTGGGCAACCAAAGCCTGCTCAAGCTGGATATTAAGTAA
- a CDS encoding aminoacyl-tRNA hydrolase — protein sequence MAKFLIAGLGNAGNEYAHTRHNIGFDVANYFVTKHGGQFKTDRLAYVSEVKYKGKIFIVICPTTFMNLSGKAFKYWMDKEKIPLENTLTIVDELSLPLEKIRLRASGSSGGHNGLKDIETILGTVNYPKLRFGIGNNYPKGMQADFVLGKWRPDELPLVKYKIEKCVEIIESFASIGIERSMTNVNNLVFELPK from the coding sequence ATGGCAAAATTTTTAATTGCAGGCTTGGGAAATGCAGGTAACGAATATGCCCATACACGCCATAATATTGGTTTTGATGTAGCCAATTATTTTGTAACAAAACATGGCGGCCAGTTTAAAACAGACAGGCTGGCTTATGTATCGGAAGTAAAATATAAAGGAAAAATATTTATCGTTATTTGCCCTACCACATTCATGAACCTTAGCGGTAAAGCGTTTAAATACTGGATGGATAAAGAAAAAATACCATTAGAAAATACTTTAACCATTGTGGATGAACTTTCTCTTCCTTTAGAAAAAATAAGGCTGAGGGCAAGTGGAAGTTCAGGCGGCCACAATGGATTAAAAGATATTGAAACCATATTGGGAACAGTAAATTACCCTAAACTCCGCTTTGGAATTGGTAATAATTACCCCAAAGGGATGCAGGCCGATTTTGTACTCGGCAAATGGCGGCCAGATGAACTTCCCCTGGTAAAGTATAAAATTGAAAAATGTGTTGAAATCATTGAAAGTTTTGCCTCAATTGGCATTGAGCGCAGCATGACCAATGTAAATAACCTCGTATTTGAACTCCCAAAATAA
- a CDS encoding DNA translocase FtsK codes for MASKVKSIKKNSKAAESLKQDKEETLEVKKLLKDERTHKITGSVLILVALLFFIAFTSYLFTWDEDQDKVFNEGYKLLLGSESKIHNLMGSFGAYISHFFIYKGFGIASYLLCSFFFVTGVNLITGKKVFSIWRNLKYIIIGLPLLSITASVLAGKSNFAFGGAAGDLCRNYLYNTMGRVGTYLLIGISFFAYIIWRFNPSFNFNKKATTGVDAEARENEVIDEDDGPEETVSHNGNTLKKGAAIVAVPNLQPDFKHQIELIEKDGFPDAGNTERVDLPIEPEKSLTVEKLPPPVPASGLELEIKTADKIADEEPAKTEKVKEIKPYDPILDLRDYKYPSLDLLDNHGSEKIVQDPAELENNKNQIINTLKNYDISIQRISATVGPTVTLYEIIPAAGIRISKIKNLEDDIALSLSALGIRIIAPIPGKGTIGIEVPNARKTVVSIKTLLSSEKFQKNNFSLPIAIGKKIDNENFIVDLASMPHLLMAGATGQGKSVGLNAILVSLLYKKHPSQLKFVLVDPKKVELSIYKTIENHFLAKLPGEEDAIITDTKKVVHTLNALCIEMENRYDLLKEAGCRNIKEYNEKFAQRKLNPEKGHQYLPFIVLVVDEFADLIMTAGKEIEMPITRLAQLARAIGIHLIIATQRPSVNIITGTIKANFPARIAFKVSSKIDSRTILDIGGAEQLIGKGDMLISYNGELVRLQCAFVDTPEVDKIADFIGDQRGYPQAFLLPEYVDEKEMEGKDFDASDKDPLFEDAARLLVSSQSGSTSLLQRRMKLGYNRAGRLMDQLEAAGIVGPNQGSKVRDVLIKTDADLQQHLSQFI; via the coding sequence ATGGCCAGTAAAGTAAAATCAATTAAAAAAAATAGTAAAGCCGCTGAATCACTTAAGCAGGATAAAGAAGAAACCCTGGAAGTAAAAAAGCTGCTTAAAGATGAACGCACCCATAAAATAACCGGCAGTGTATTAATACTTGTTGCATTGCTTTTTTTTATTGCGTTTACCTCTTATTTATTTACCTGGGATGAAGACCAGGATAAAGTATTTAATGAAGGGTATAAACTCCTGCTGGGCAGCGAAAGCAAAATCCATAATTTAATGGGCTCTTTCGGCGCTTATATCTCTCATTTTTTTATTTATAAAGGCTTTGGTATTGCTTCTTATCTGTTGTGCAGTTTCTTTTTTGTAACCGGCGTAAACCTCATTACTGGAAAAAAAGTGTTTTCAATTTGGCGAAATCTTAAATATATCATTATAGGGCTACCTTTATTGAGCATTACCGCATCGGTACTTGCCGGAAAAAGCAATTTTGCATTTGGTGGCGCTGCCGGAGACCTGTGCAGAAATTATTTATACAATACCATGGGCCGGGTAGGTACCTATCTGTTAATAGGCATTTCGTTTTTTGCATATATCATCTGGCGGTTTAACCCATCGTTTAATTTTAATAAAAAAGCAACTACAGGAGTAGATGCTGAAGCACGTGAAAATGAGGTAATAGATGAAGATGATGGGCCGGAAGAAACTGTATCCCACAATGGCAATACATTAAAAAAGGGGGCCGCAATTGTTGCAGTTCCCAATTTGCAACCCGACTTTAAGCACCAGATAGAATTGATAGAAAAAGATGGCTTCCCCGATGCAGGGAATACGGAAAGGGTAGATTTGCCCATTGAACCCGAAAAAAGTTTAACGGTAGAAAAATTACCGCCTCCAGTTCCCGCTTCGGGCCTTGAACTGGAAATTAAAACAGCAGACAAAATAGCAGATGAAGAGCCTGCTAAAACAGAAAAAGTAAAAGAAATAAAACCTTACGATCCTATACTGGATTTAAGGGACTATAAATACCCTTCACTCGATCTGCTGGACAACCATGGCAGCGAAAAAATTGTACAGGACCCGGCAGAGTTGGAAAACAACAAAAACCAAATTATCAATACGCTCAAAAATTACGACATCAGCATACAGCGTATTTCTGCAACAGTAGGGCCTACCGTTACTTTATATGAAATTATTCCTGCAGCAGGTATCCGTATTTCAAAAATTAAAAACCTGGAAGATGATATTGCACTCAGCCTTTCGGCATTAGGCATCCGCATTATTGCACCCATTCCCGGTAAAGGCACCATAGGTATTGAAGTACCCAATGCAAGAAAAACCGTGGTAAGTATCAAAACATTATTGAGCTCCGAAAAATTTCAGAAAAATAATTTCTCCTTACCAATAGCCATTGGTAAAAAAATTGATAACGAAAATTTTATCGTTGACCTGGCGAGTATGCCGCATTTACTTATGGCGGGTGCTACCGGCCAGGGAAAATCCGTAGGGTTAAATGCAATATTGGTTTCTTTATTGTATAAAAAACACCCTTCTCAACTTAAGTTTGTATTGGTTGACCCCAAAAAAGTGGAGTTAAGTATTTATAAAACTATTGAAAACCATTTTTTGGCCAAACTACCAGGGGAGGAAGATGCCATTATTACCGATACCAAAAAAGTTGTACATACCCTTAATGCACTTTGTATAGAAATGGAAAACCGGTACGACTTACTGAAAGAAGCCGGCTGCCGAAACATAAAAGAATACAACGAAAAATTTGCACAACGTAAGCTCAACCCCGAAAAAGGCCATCAATACCTGCCCTTTATTGTATTGGTTGTGGATGAGTTTGCCGACCTTATAATGACGGCAGGAAAAGAAATTGAAATGCCCATTACTCGGTTGGCACAATTGGCCAGGGCCATTGGTATACACCTTATTATAGCTACCCAAAGGCCATCTGTAAATATTATTACGGGCACCATTAAAGCAAACTTTCCTGCCCGTATTGCCTTTAAAGTGAGCAGTAAAATAGATAGCCGCACCATTTTAGATATTGGTGGAGCCGAGCAACTTATTGGAAAAGGAGATATGCTGATAAGTTACAACGGAGAATTGGTTCGCTTGCAATGTGCTTTTGTAGATACCCCGGAAGTAGATAAAATTGCTGACTTTATTGGCGATCAGCGGGGTTATCCACAAGCCTTCCTGCTGCCAGAATATGTAGATGAAAAAGAAATGGAAGGAAAAGATTTTGATGCAAGCGATAAAGACCCATTGTTTGAAGATGCAGCAAGGTTACTGGTTTCCAGCCAATCGGGTAGCACATCTTTGCTGCAACGCCGCATGAAACTTGGGTACAACAGGGCCGGAAGGCTTATGGATCAGCTGGAAGCGGCAGGAATTGTAGGCCCCAACCAGGGCAGCAAGGTAAGGGATGTATTAATTAAAACAGATGCAGACCTGCAGCAGCACCTCAGCCAGTTCATATAA
- a CDS encoding YqgE/AlgH family protein: MIAPQPGTLLIADPFLKDPNFLRTVVLICRHSKDEGSFGFTLNRLYDLTLGEVIPEMEGFENPIFIGGPVQMDSLHFIHQYPEYFNDCEKIDHNIFWGGDFEKLKLLMKDKVIDEQKIKFFIGYSGWATGQLELEIEEKSWLSVKGTGNIVFNTALGDIWKASLVQLGGNYEKLVHYPTDPQLN; the protein is encoded by the coding sequence ATGATAGCGCCTCAGCCGGGAACCTTACTTATTGCAGACCCTTTTTTAAAAGATCCCAATTTTTTACGTACCGTTGTGCTTATATGCAGGCACAGCAAAGATGAAGGCAGTTTTGGGTTTACCCTTAACCGCTTGTACGACCTTACCCTTGGAGAAGTGATACCCGAAATGGAAGGTTTTGAAAATCCCATATTTATTGGAGGGCCTGTACAAATGGATTCCCTGCATTTTATCCATCAATACCCTGAATATTTTAACGACTGCGAAAAAATAGATCATAATATTTTCTGGGGAGGAGATTTTGAAAAACTGAAATTACTCATGAAGGATAAGGTAATTGATGAACAAAAAATTAAATTTTTTATTGGGTACAGCGGCTGGGCTACCGGCCAGCTTGAATTGGAAATAGAAGAAAAATCATGGCTTTCCGTAAAGGGAACAGGCAATATAGTATTTAACACAGCTTTAGGCGATATTTGGAAAGCCAGCCTGGTACAACTTGGCGGAAATTATGAAAAGCTGGTACATTATCCCACCGATCCTCAATTAAATTAA